The nucleotide sequence GCTCGAGAGAGCGTGCACGACGTCGGGTTCCGCGGGACTTCCCAGGATGACACAGACCTCCGAGCCGTGGAGTGAGACGACAGCTGGCCGGTCCCGGAGCGCAGCACGCGTGGTGTTCAGGGCCTGATATCGCTCCGAGGGGCTCGTGGCGATGGCCAGGACTGCCGATGGTTCGGTAGCCGTGATCCCATACGATTGCGCTGCGGCGGTGAGCGCATGGCGGTCTCCGGACCGGTCCGATACCAGGTCGTCGAAGAGGGCCGATTGGGCCCGGTTGTACGCATCGATCAGGCTGCGCTCGAAAAGCATGATCGCGCCGACGAAGGTGGCGGCACGCTCGAGCAGCTGGGCCTCGATCTGCTCCACCGGGCCTCGTGCGACGAGGGTCGCAATCTGCTCGTCGCCTGAGGTGACGGACACGACGACGTACGGTCTGCGGTCCCAGCGGACGCCCACGGAGCGGCCGCTTTGCGTGGAGCTTGCGACAGCGGCCCGAACCTCCCAATGATCGAACGCCTGGCGCGGGAGCAGCGGCTGTCCTGCGACCAGTCGGCCTCGTGCGTCATGGATCCCGACAGCCATGTGGACAGCCTCGCTTAGGGTTCCGGCCACGCCGGTCAGCCCGGTCGGTGCCACCAAGCTCTGCACCATCTGATCGTCGAGGCGAAGCACCTTCTCAACGCGCTTCAACCGCTCCTCCCCCTGGCCCTCAGCACTCTTCACCTGCGTTGCCAGTGCTGCATTCTCCGCGACCAACCTCGATTGCTCTACCGCGATCGCTCCGAGCTCAGCCATACGCTCCAACGCCTCGACAGCGCCGCGGGGGAAATGGGTCGCAGTGCGATCGGCCACGAGCAACCCGCCGATCACGCGGCCTCCTACGCGAAGCGGCGCGCCCATGATGGCGACCACACCCTCCTCTCTGACGATCTCGTCGATGTCCGGAAGATGATTCATGTCCGAGTCGGAGAGGTAGTCCGCCGTCTGCACCACGGCACCTCCGGCGGCGACCGCACCCAGCACACCCGTTCCGAGCGGCATCCGGATGCTCCGGTAGGCCTCCGTCCGAACTCCGTCGGTAACGTGGATGTAGGTCTCGCCGGCAGCGAGGTCATTCAGGCTCAGGTAGGCCATGTCGGTGCCGAGGAGTCGGCGCGTGTGGCGCACGATCGCCCGAGAGACGAGAACGCCGTCTCTCACATTTGCGATGTCTGAGGCGGACTCGCGCATGGCGCGCAGAACGGCTGCGGTCGAGGGCGGGCTGGTTTGGTTCGGGCGTTCCACCCGAGCATCGTAGCGTCGGCATGGCACGGTAGGCCATTCATTATCGGTCTTAATGTGCCATCGGGCCATAGCGATATCTCGTCGAACGCGGGAGGGTTGCACAACCGCAGGTCGCGGTGGCCCTGAACCGACCAACAAGCAACGGAGGTTGTTGTGACTGAAATGCGCGTCCACGTGCTGTCCACCGGTGTTATGGAGACAGACCTGACCTGGCTTCTCCTCAAAGGGGGCCGAACGATCCGCGACCGATTCCACAAGGATGACCCCGTCGTGTGGGGTGACTGTCCCACTCATGCAGTCCTGATCGAACACCCCGAAGGGCGGATCTTGTGGGACACCGGGGTCCCACGCGACTGGGAACAGCGGTGGGCGCCGACAGGTTTCCAAGACTTCTTCCCCGTCCGTGAACCCGTCAACGGCCCCGGATACCTGGACAGTTCGCTCGCACAGCTCGAGCTCACCGCCGATGACATCGACATCCTCGTCCTCTCGCATCTCCACTTCGACCATGCGGCCAACGCGAAGATGTTCGACAACGGCAAGACCCGTATCGTCGCCAACCACACCGAGATCTCCGAAGCCCTGAAAATAGAGGGCTACTCCCAGGGCGCGCACATCGTCGACGACTACCGCGACCTCCCTCTTGAAGGGATCAGCGGCGATGTGGAGATCGTTCCCGGCGTGAGCGTGATCGAGACTCCCGGGCACACCTGGGGGACCATGTCGCTCAGGGTCGACCTCGAGAACGAGGGGACGAAGATCTTCACCTCGGATGCGGTGTACCTGGCCGACAGCTTCGGGCCACCCGCGGTGGGTGCGGCGATCGTGTGGGACAACCTTCGCTGGCTGGAATCGGTCGAGAAGCTCCGCGGAATCGCAGATGCCACCGGCGCTGAGGTCATCTTCGGTCACGACGGTGAGCAGGCGAAGACGCTCCGGTATGCCCCCGACGGCTTCTACAACTGAGCGGAATGGACCGATGATCCTTTACGACTACCAGTGCGTCAACAGCCACCGCTTCGAAGCCGCTGTGCGATCGATGGCGGACGCCAGCCCGAACTGTCCGACGTGCGGTGCGGAGACCGCCAGGCGTCCCTCGCGGGTCCAGCTCGGCGGGCGGGCGTCCACCGGACCCAGCCGGGAGCAGATGCCGAAGAGCTGGAACGCAGTCCGCGGCGGCGACAAGGAGACAGTGCGCCGATGGCACGATCTGGCCGCCAAACGGGAAAAGCTCGAAGAACGCCATCCCGAACTCGCCGGCGATCGGCGACCCGTCCTCGCGCACGAAGGGATCTTCCGCGAGAAGCCCCTTCGCGCGGGCGACGACATCGCGAAGTCGGTGTCCGAAGCCGTCGCCACTTCGAAGGAGAAGGAGAAATGAAGATCACAGGCGCTGTCCTCCACCAGATCGGCTTGAGCCGTCCCTATTCCCAGTCGCAGCCGCTCACCGTGGAAGAGCTGGAACTCGATCCGCCGGGCCCAGGCGAGGTTCTGGTCCGGATCGAAGCGGCCGGACTCTGCCATTCCGACCTGTCCGTCGTCGACGGCAACCGGATGCGACCGGTGCCCATGCTTCTTGGGCACGAGGCCGCTGGGCGCGTCGTCGAACTGGGGGACGGCGTTGAGGACCTGAAGGTGGGGCAGCGTGTGGTCATGGCGTTCCTGCCGAGATGCGGTGAATGCGCGAATTGCCTCACGGAAGGGCGGCTGCCCTGCATCCCCGGCTCTGCTGCGAACAACGCCGGGACGCTGCTGTCCGGTGAGCGCCGCCTGCATGCGGACGGCGATGAGGTCTTCCATCATCTGGGGGTGTCCGGATTCGCGTCCCACGCTGTCATCGATCGGCGCTCCATGGTTCCGGTCGACGACGACATCCCGCCGCAGATCGCAGCCGTCCTGGGATGTGCGGTGCTGACCGGGGGAGGGGCGGTTCTCAATGCGGGCAAGCCCCACGAGGGAGACACCATCGTTGTCGTCGGTTTGGGCGGGGTCGGCATGGCCGCCCTCATCACGGCGGTCTCCCTCGGTCTCGGGGAGGTGATCGGCATCGATGCCGTCCCCGAGAAACTGGAGCGGGCGCGAGAGCTGGGTGCCACCGCTGCGTACACCCCCCAAGAAGCCATCGAGCGAGGAGTCAAAGCCGCTGTCGTCGTCGAAGCGGCCGGGCATCCTCGTGCGTTCGAAACAGCTATCGCTCTGACAGGTGTGGGAGGGAAAACGGTCACGGTCGGCCTTCCCGCGCCGGCCGCGGAGTCGATCGTCAAGCCGCTCGGTGTCACCGCCGAGGCGCGCACAATCGTCGGAAGCTACCTCGGCTCCGCCGTTCCCTCGCGGGACATTCCGACTTACGCCCAGCTGTGGCGCGAAGGACGGCTTCCCGTCGACGCGCTCGTATCTTCCACGATCACACTCGAACAGGTGAACCAAGCGCTCGACGAGCTCGCCGACGGTCACGCGTTACGGCAGATCATCCTGTTCCCCGAACCCGATTCGAGCTCAACAGTGGAAGGCAGCCGAGAATGACACACCCGCGCGAGGAATCCCTCCTGGCAAGCGTGCCGGACCTCCTGCTCATCGGCGGCCGCTGGCGTGCGGCCGCACACGGGAACACCTTTGCCGTCGAAGACCCGTCCACCGGCGAGATCATCGCACGAGTCGCCGATGCCAGCCCCGAGGACGGCACTGCGGCCCTCGACGCCGCCGTCGCCGCTCAGAGCGGATGGGCGGCCACCCCGCCGCGGGTACGAGGCGAGATCCTGCGACGGGGCTTCGAAGCGGTGACCGCCAGATCCGAAGACTTCGCGTTGCTGATGTCGCTCGAGATGGGAAAGTCTCTCGCAGAAGCTCGCGGTGAGGTCGCCTATGGTGCGGAGTTCCTCCGGTGGTTCGCAGAGGAAGCCGTCAGAGTAAGCGGCCGGTACACCCAGGCCCCCGACGGCAAATCCCGCCTGCTGGTGCTCAAGAAGCCGGTCGGCCCGTCCCTTCTCATCACCCCATGGAACTTCCCCTTGGCAATGGCCACCCGCAAGATCGCTCCGGCCATCGCGGCCGGCTGCACGATGGTCATGAAGCCGGCCGCGCTCACACCTCTCACGACCCTCCTCCTGGCCGAAGTGCTCGAGACGGCAGGCTTGCCGGCCGGAGTTCTCAATGTGATCCCCACGAGCACAGCTCGCGCCGTCACAGGCCCGCTCATCGCCGACCCACGGCTCCGAAAGCTCTCCTTCACCGGTTCGACCGAGGTGGGACGCGGACTGATCGCCGACGCCGCGCAGAATGTCCTACGGACGTCGATGGAACTCGGGGGAAACGCTCCGTTCATCGTGTTCGAAGACGCCGACCTCGATTTGGCTGTAGCCGGTGCGCTCGCCGCCAAACTCAGAAACATCGGGGAAGCATGCACAGCGGCGAACCGGTTCTATGTGCACGAGTCCGTCGCGGATGAATTCACCCGACGCCTGGCCGACGGCATGAGCGCGATGAAGATCGGCCGCGGCGTCGAACCAGACACCCAGCTCGGTCCGCTGATCGACGAGGCCAGCCGGCGGAAAGTGGAAGCCCTCGTCGACGACGCCATCGGCCTGGGAGCCGTAGCTCTCGTCGGAGGGAAGGCGGTGGACGGTCCGGGCTATTTCTATGAACCCACCGTCTTGACCGACGTGCCGCCCGAGGCGCGAGTGTTCGCTGAGGAGATCTTCGGACCCGTCGCCCCGATCGCCACCTTCCGAACGGAAGAACAGGCGGTCAGGCTGGCCAACGACACGCCGTTCGGGCTGATCGGGTACGTCTTCACCCGTGACCTCGCCCGGGCGTTCCGCATGATCGAAGCGCTTGAAACGGGCATGGTCGGGCTCAATTCCGGGGTGATCTCGAATCCCGCTGCACCCTTCGGCGGGGTCAAGCAGTCCGGGCTGGGCCGGGAGGGGGGCCTGGAGGGCATCGAGGAGTACCTCGAGACCACCTACGTCGGCATGGCCGATCCCAACCTCTGATCCAGTCCCATTTTTCCCAACGTTCGAAGGAGAACGAAAAGCATGTCCGCACGCGCAGCATCGACCGTGGTGATCGGGATCCTGGCGGCTCTGGCCTGCCTGCTCACCGCCACACTTGTCCCCATCCCCGTCTGGGTCCTGTTCGTCGGATGGGCATCCTTCTTCACAGCGGGAGGCGGCGTCGCCGGCCTCGCCAGATCGGTGATCATGAATCTCGTGGGAATGGTCATTGCGGCGCTCGCGCTCGTGGCGATCACGGCAGCCGGAGGCAACGTCTGGGTGCTGACGATCTCCGTCGGTGTGGGCGCCGCGACCCTCGTGGCGTCGAGCCGGATCGCCCTGTTGGCGGCGACGCCCGCCGGGTTCCTCGGTTTCGCGGCCACCTTCGGGTTCTTCACGGCGGGTGCGAAGCTGACGGCGCCATTCGGGTTCGACTACCCGTTGGTCCTGCTGACGGTCGCATTCGTGGCCGGCGCGCTGTTCGGTATCGCGTCCGAGAAAGCTGGAGCGGTGCTCGCTTCCCGGAAGACATCGGCCCGCGCGACGAGCTCTGCCGACGCATGAGGCGCCGACGATGAACCACGTGGCGATGGTCCCGGATATCTCCACCAAGGATGAAGCGGTCCTTCATGTCGAGGGCGGCGGCGTCGCGGGGCGACCGGTTCTCCTGCTGCACGGTCTCGGCTACGCCTCATGGGCTGGACACCCCCTTCGCTTGCGCCTTTCTCCGACCGTGCGCCTCCTCTCGCTCGACAATCGTGGAACAGGCAGATCGTCGCGGGGAAGCGCACCCATATCGATCGATCGCTTCGCCTCCGACGCTGCGACCGTCTTGGAGCAGCTGCGAGAGCGGGGGATGGGCCGGACACCGGTGATCGGTCATTCGATGGGTGGATACATCGCGCAGCTGCTCGCCGTCGCTCGCCCCGACCTGGTGTCTCACGTGGTGCTGGTGAGCACGAGCGGGGGCGGCCCGACCGCGACGCCCGTCCCCGAAGCCACCCGCCGATTGTGGCTGGACTCGTCGACGCTCCCTGCGGACGAATACGCCGTACGCACCATGCCCGTGTCCTTCGCAGAGGGATGGCCGGCACAGCACGCCGATGCCTACCAGGAGCTGCTGGCGGCCCGCCTTCGATATCTCACACCCCCCACGGTGTGGCGGGAGCAGTACGACGCCTGCGAACGGTTCCTCGAGGCGGGGTACGACCACTCCCAGCTCACCACTCCCGCGCTCATCCTGCACGGCAGCGCCGATCGGGTGGTCCCTGTCGAGAATGGCCGGGATCTCCACTGGACCCTACCCTCCTCCCGCTACCGCGAGGTCGAAGGAGCTGGGCACGCACTTCATCTTGAGCACCCGGAGATCGTCGCGTCTGAGATCAATGATTTCCTCACAACCGATCACGCTAGTAATAAGGAGTAAGAACATGCCGAGCATCGAAGTCGCCCCCGGCGTCCGCATGGCCTACGAGGATCGGGGAGCAGGAGACCCGATCGTATTCGTCCACGGCTGGGGTGGGGCCGGAGATGTCTGGGACTATCAGATCCTCGACCTCGCGCCCACCCACCGTTGCATCACCGTCGACCTGCGTGGTCACGGCGCCTCGGACAAGCCATGGGGTGACTACAACTACGACATGTTCGTCGAAGACCTGCATACTCTCATCACCGATCTGGACTTGACCGAGGTCACTCTAGTGGGTTGGTCCATGGGCGGACACATCGGCCTCAGGTACGCGCACGAGCATCCCGGCCGCATTCGACACCTCGTGCTCACGGGGAGCGGACCACGGTTCTGGGAAGCACCCGACGCTCCGTTCGGCACTCCATCGGACCAGGTGCAACCTCTTATCGACGCCGTCCGTTGGGCGCGCACCGAGACGATCGCCGGCCTGTACGGCAGCAACTTCCATCGTGACGACCTCAGCGCGACGGAGCAGTGGTTCGTTCAGACAGGGTGGAAGGTTCCGGCCTTCGTCGGTCTGACGAGCTTTCAGGCCCTGATCGACAACGACCTTCGAGAGATCCTGCCCGAGATCGACCTTCCCGTCGCGGTCTTCAGTGGGCGCCACGACCAGATCTGGGATCCGCGGTGGTCAGAGGAGACCGCTCGCCGCATCCCGAATGCCACTCTCACCTGGTTCGAGAACAGCGGTCACGTCGCCTTCATCGAGAACCGGATCGAGTGGAACGCCGCTCTGCTGGACGTGCTGGAGGGAAGGTCGCCGGCCGGTTCCCTCGGGTCGGCAGGGAGTGCGGCAACGGCCTGAGGTGTGTATCGCACACAACACTCTCTCGGCCTGTCATCTTTCGCGCTCGAGAGATCTGGGTCGGTCCTCCGTTCGTTCGACATCACGGTCGGCGACCATCAGCCGATCGGGTGCGAGAACGCGTTCGATGCCCAGGACCAGCCCGCCGGCGGCACCGGAATCGAAGCCCAACGCAGGTCTGACCAGAGTGAGCTCCCGCGTCGAGATGGGCAGCGCCTGCTGGTAGACGATGCTGCGCACGGTGGCGAGGAGTTCCTCGTCGGCGTCGGCGAGCGAGCCCCCGAGCACGATCCGGTGCGGATTGATGACATGCACGAGGTTGGCTATCGCCTCCCCGAGATGCTGGTCGGCCCGGCGGACGCTGGCTCTGACCTCTGGATCCCCTTCGGCCAGCCGGCGCAAGAAGAGGTCTCGCTCGTCGCGGGTCGTCGGCGTGGCGGGAGCTGCTCCGGTCATCGAACGGGTGAGTGCACCCACGGAAGCGATCGTTTCCAGGCAACCGTGGCTCCCGCAGACACAGATGTCGTCGTGCCCCGTGACCTTCAGGTGCGCGATCTCGCCCGAGGACCCGTCTGCGCCGCGCATCAGAACTCCATCCGATGTGACGATCCCGACTCCGATCCCAGTACCGACCTTGACGTACAGCAGGGGCCCGGAGAACTCGGAGCTCGCGCGCGCTTCACCGAGGGCGCGAAGATTGACGTCGTTCTCGAGAATGACGTCGCAACGGAGCGCTTCGCTGACGTACTGGATGACGGGGAAGCGGTCCCAGCCCGGCATGAAGGGAGGCCGCACGATTGACCCGTCCCGATGATCTACCGGCGCCGGCAGTCCGATCACAGCTATCACCGCGCGATGGGGAAGATCGGAGAGGATCTCTCGGAAGCCGGCCACGATCGCTTCGAGCACGACATCGGGTCCGTTGGAGAACTCGATCTGGATGTGTGCTTCCGCGACAGCATGCTGACGGATGTCGAACACCTTCAGGTTCGACCAATGGCGGCCGCAATCGGCCACCAGGACATACCCGTAGCTCGGGTCGAGCTCGAGGACCGCCGCCGCCCTGCCACGTCCGCCCGATTGCTGATAACCCTGAGTGCGAACGACTCCGCGGTGCAGGAGTTCGCGCACCCCCGCATCGACGGTGGATCGAGCCAGCCCGCTCGTGCGGACCAACTCGGGCTTCGATGCGGCGGCGCCGCTCGCGAGCAGTCGTGCGAGCGTACTCGCCAGAAGGTCCTCGTCAATCCGCGCCGACAGGGCTGGAGCGGCGATTCTCAAAGACGGCATGCAGCACCTGCCCTTCTTCATCGATGGAGACCCTATCAACGACCGCTGCGGACGATATTAGTCCGACTAATGCGGTTTAAAAGCGCAAAAGAGACATTGATTACGCCCTCCCAATGCGTTTGAGTCACTATCACGTCGGTACACCTAAGGTGACCGGATCTTTAGAGCTCGAGGAGGAGCACGGTGGCCCACATGTTGACATGCTCAGCCGACCAGGTAGGTGGCGGCAGTGTTTGACGAGCTGATGCTCCCCGATCAGGCGGATCTAGTGGGACCGACGATGGGCGGCACGGCGGCCGTCGGCCTTCGACTCCCGTGGTACCGGTCGCTCCCGCTTTCGTGCGTGGAGGCTGTTGCCATCTCGATCGATGACGACACGGTCGATGGCGAGGGCATGACGATCAGCGTCGGAGACGCCGAACACCCGGTCGCCGATCTCGGTGGGTTGGCCGAAGTCGAGTGGTTCGTGCTGGACCGGGCAACGGTCCGTTTCACAAGGCCGGACGGGCTGCAGCCGGGCATGCACAGCGTCGCTCTCACGCTGACACTCCGGATTCCCTACGCAGAGCCGGAGTACTGGCCCATCGACTTCACGCAGACGGCCGAACATTCACGCACCGTCGAATTCCTCGGTAAGGACAGCTGATGACCCTCAAACTCGGAGTCACGCTCTACAGCTTCAACGTCGACTACTACACGTATCGCTACTCACTCCAGGACTGCTTCGCCGCGGCCGGCTCGCTGGGCGAGGGCCAAGGGGTCGAGATCGTCGGTCCGCAGATGATCCGCGGGTTCCCGGTACTCACCCCGGAATTCGAGTACACGTTCCGCAAACTCGTCGACCAATACGGGCTCCAACCCAGCGCGTACGGCGCATACGCCGACCGCGAGCGCTTTCGCGGCCGGCTGGCCAGCAGAGATGAACAGATCGACTACCTGCGGTTGCAGATACGCGCTGCTGCCCGACTGGGCTTCCCTGTCATCCGCACGCAGGTGGCCGAGTCGGTCATCAACGACCTGCTGCCCTACGCCGAGAAGTACGACGTGAAGATGGGAATGGAGATCCATGCGCCGATGACGGTGGAGGCGTTGAAGCCAGCGATCGAGAAGGTCCAGAAGATCGACTCCCCGTATCTGGGGTTCACTCCCGACAGCGGGGCGTTCTGCCACTCGCCGGCGGCGATCTACGTAAAACGGTTCACCGACCAGGGCGTGCCGGAACAGGTGATCGACCATGTGCTCAGAGGGTGGAGGCAACGCACTCCGGTGGAGCAGCTGCGTCAGGAAGTGGCGGACCTGGGCGGGGGCGCCCTCGGCGACCTCATGGCTCTAGAGAGCGAGGTCTACTTCGGTCACGGCCACCCCCAGGATCTTGTGCCGCTCCTACCTCACATCGTCCACGCGCACGGCAAGTTCTACGGCATCGACGAGTCGGGAACGGACTCCGCCGTGCGATTCCCGGAGATCGTCTCCGTCCTGCTCGATGGCGGCTACGACGGATTCATCTCCTGCGAATACGAGGGGCACCACTGGGACACCGAACTCAGTGCCCTCGATCAGATCCGCACCGTGCAAGGATTCCTGCGCAGGCAGATCGAGACGAAGGCCGCCGCATGAGCGTTCAGCTGTCACAGCGATTCGACGTGATCGTCGTGGGCTCCGGCGCCGCCGGAAGCATCGCCGTGAAAGAGCTCACCGAACGCGGCCTCGAGGTCCTGCTGCTCGAGGCCGGACCGGACATCAGCGAGGCCGACTTCGCGCCGCTGCCGCCAGAGCCCGTGCGGCCCATGGGGATCGGTCTCTACCCACGCGCCAAGGCAGCAGTACTGCGCCGCCAGCCGATCCAGGTGCGTCGTGCGTTCTTCAGCGAGAAGACCAGCCCGTTCCTCGTGAACGACCTTCAGAACCCGTACTCGGTCAAGGGGCAGGACTTCCTCTGGGTTCGTGGGCGACAACTCGGTGGACGACTCCACTCGTACGGGCGCGTGCTCCTTCGCAGTTCCGATTACGACTTCGACGGAGGGGCGGGCCGCGAGCGCGGCGCCCAGCGTTGGCCCCTCCGCTATGCCGACGTCGAGCCGTGGTACGACCGCGTCGAGGAGTTCCTCGGGCTGTACGGCAACACCGACGGCGTCCCCATCCTCCCCGACGGGAAGTATATCGGGGCGTCGTCGCTCACGGAGGCTGAGCGCGATTTCGCGGAGAAGACCCGAGAACGATGGCCGGAGCGTCGCGGCATCGCGTGGCGGTATGCCGCACCGAACCCTCAGCGCGTCCCTCTGGGCATCCTGGCCGCGCGACGCACGGGCAGGCTGACCACCAGGACGGATGCTGTCGTGCGCCAGATCACGATCGACGATCGGACGGGCCTCGCGGATGGCGCTGTGTTCATCGACCGGGTGACGAAACGTGCGCATCGAGTCTTCGCCGACATCGTGATGCTGTGCGCGTCCACCATCGAGTCGGTGCGGCTTCTGGCCAACTCGGGCAGCGCACGCCACCCGGACGGTCTCGCCAATTCCTCCGGGCTCGTCGGCCATTACTTCATGGACCAGACTCCGGCACTCCTCTTCGGTGACACGCCTCGTTTCCGCGGATGGGAGGACGACACGTCAGCGCCCGTTGACGCGTACTACGCCGCGGCCGGCGGGCTGTATCTCCCCATGATGGACGGCTTCGCACCCGGTTCGCCTTACGTCGGCGGATACGCGGTGCAAGGGGTGCTGGGGCGAATTCCTGTCCCGCCCGGGCATCCGGGAGCAGTCGGAATGATGGGCTTCGGCGAGATGCTTCCCCACCGCGAGAACCACATCACCATTCACCGTCGCCGCAACGATGCCTGGGGCGTCCCCATCCCTAGGATCCACGTGACGCTGACCGACAACGAGAGGGCCCTTCTCCGGGAACAGGTTCGCGGGATGCGGGAGATGGCCGAGAACGCAGGTGTGCGCGTCAACTTCGCCGGGTCCACACTGGGCCTCGACTCGAAACGGGTCTTCCCCGACGCGGATCCGTTCAGCCGCGCCATCTTCCGAGCCTCGTTCACCAAGAGCCTCGCGATCGGTGCCGCGATCCACGAATGCGGAGGCGCACGAATGGGAGACGATCCCGCCACAGCGGTCCTCAACCCGTTCAACCAGGCGTGGGACGTGCCCAACCTGTTCGTCACGGACGCCAGCAGCTACGTCACCAACGGCATCGTCGGTCCGACCCTCACCATCATGGCGTTGACCGCCCGGGCCTGCGCGCACGTCGCGTCCGAACATGCCGCGGGTACTCTCACCCGCCACCGCGCAGGGGCGGTGGGCGAATGACCGCGCGCAGCCCGTCGGAGCATGCTGGAGCACCTGAAGGCGAACAGCAGACGACCGTGCTCTACAGGCCCGGCAACCCGCTCTCGCTTTCCGAGCCGCCCATACCCGAGTTCAGGCCGGGGACCCGTCTGCTTCCCGCGGCCTCTGTGCACGCAGAGGGGGCGCGGCCTCTCCCGGTGGACATCGAGGTGTTCGACGATGTCGCCATCACGCTTTCGGATGGGACGACGCTCTACGCCGACGTCTACAGGCGCGCCGGCACGGCTGCTATACCCGCGATTCTCCTGTACACCATCTACAGCAAGCGCGGCGGCTACTGGAACGCGAACGTCAACGCCACTCGCTTCGGCGTGCCGGCTGAGCAGCTCTCAGGGCTCCAGCCGTTCGAAGCGCTCGACCCGGCGGCGTGGTGCCAGCACGGCTACGCGCTCGTGGTCGTCGACGCACGCGGCACCGGGCACTCCGGCGGGGACTTCCGGTTCCTCGGCTCCACGACAGCCGGCGACGTCGCCGATGTCGTGGAGTGGACGGCCGCTCAAA is from Leifsonia sp. 466MF and encodes:
- a CDS encoding alpha/beta fold hydrolase, which produces MNHVAMVPDISTKDEAVLHVEGGGVAGRPVLLLHGLGYASWAGHPLRLRLSPTVRLLSLDNRGTGRSSRGSAPISIDRFASDAATVLEQLRERGMGRTPVIGHSMGGYIAQLLAVARPDLVSHVVLVSTSGGGPTATPVPEATRRLWLDSSTLPADEYAVRTMPVSFAEGWPAQHADAYQELLAARLRYLTPPTVWREQYDACERFLEAGYDHSQLTTPALILHGSADRVVPVENGRDLHWTLPSSRYREVEGAGHALHLEHPEIVASEINDFLTTDHASNKE
- a CDS encoding ROK family protein translates to MKKGRCCMPSLRIAAPALSARIDEDLLASTLARLLASGAAASKPELVRTSGLARSTVDAGVRELLHRGVVRTQGYQQSGGRGRAAAVLELDPSYGYVLVADCGRHWSNLKVFDIRQHAVAEAHIQIEFSNGPDVVLEAIVAGFREILSDLPHRAVIAVIGLPAPVDHRDGSIVRPPFMPGWDRFPVIQYVSEALRCDVILENDVNLRALGEARASSEFSGPLLYVKVGTGIGVGIVTSDGVLMRGADGSSGEIAHLKVTGHDDICVCGSHGCLETIASVGALTRSMTGAAPATPTTRDERDLFLRRLAEGDPEVRASVRRADQHLGEAIANLVHVINPHRIVLGGSLADADEELLATVRSIVYQQALPISTRELTLVRPALGFDSGAAGGLVLGIERVLAPDRLMVADRDVERTEDRPRSLERER
- a CDS encoding alcohol dehydrogenase catalytic domain-containing protein is translated as MKITGAVLHQIGLSRPYSQSQPLTVEELELDPPGPGEVLVRIEAAGLCHSDLSVVDGNRMRPVPMLLGHEAAGRVVELGDGVEDLKVGQRVVMAFLPRCGECANCLTEGRLPCIPGSAANNAGTLLSGERRLHADGDEVFHHLGVSGFASHAVIDRRSMVPVDDDIPPQIAAVLGCAVLTGGGAVLNAGKPHEGDTIVVVGLGGVGMAALITAVSLGLGEVIGIDAVPEKLERARELGATAAYTPQEAIERGVKAAVVVEAAGHPRAFETAIALTGVGGKTVTVGLPAPAAESIVKPLGVTAEARTIVGSYLGSAVPSRDIPTYAQLWREGRLPVDALVSSTITLEQVNQALDELADGHALRQIILFPEPDSSSTVEGSRE
- a CDS encoding helix-turn-helix domain-containing protein — translated: MERPNQTSPPSTAAVLRAMRESASDIANVRDGVLVSRAIVRHTRRLLGTDMAYLSLNDLAAGETYIHVTDGVRTEAYRSIRMPLGTGVLGAVAAGGAVVQTADYLSDSDMNHLPDIDEIVREEGVVAIMGAPLRVGGRVIGGLLVADRTATHFPRGAVEALERMAELGAIAVEQSRLVAENAALATQVKSAEGQGEERLKRVEKVLRLDDQMVQSLVAPTGLTGVAGTLSEAVHMAVGIHDARGRLVAGQPLLPRQAFDHWEVRAAVASSTQSGRSVGVRWDRRPYVVVSVTSGDEQIATLVARGPVEQIEAQLLERAATFVGAIMLFERSLIDAYNRAQSALFDDLVSDRSGDRHALTAAAQSYGITATEPSAVLAIATSPSERYQALNTTRAALRDRPAVVSLHGSEVCVILGSPAEPDVVHALSSELVAALRTEGMSPLIGIGHADGSEFIAGAHHQAHRVLAAEVALGWRSGYADAVQLGLAGLLLSGTDRATVDAMLERTIGPLTEYDETHSSELRLTAWTYFECGTHLESTATRLFLHRNTVRQRAERIDALLGPNWRRAPWSADIHLALRVWRLSEAGLVNENPSASVNTA
- a CDS encoding alpha/beta fold hydrolase — protein: MPSIEVAPGVRMAYEDRGAGDPIVFVHGWGGAGDVWDYQILDLAPTHRCITVDLRGHGASDKPWGDYNYDMFVEDLHTLITDLDLTEVTLVGWSMGGHIGLRYAHEHPGRIRHLVLTGSGPRFWEAPDAPFGTPSDQVQPLIDAVRWARTETIAGLYGSNFHRDDLSATEQWFVQTGWKVPAFVGLTSFQALIDNDLREILPEIDLPVAVFSGRHDQIWDPRWSEETARRIPNATLTWFENSGHVAFIENRIEWNAALLDVLEGRSPAGSLGSAGSAATA
- a CDS encoding NAD-dependent succinate-semialdehyde dehydrogenase; the protein is MTHPREESLLASVPDLLLIGGRWRAAAHGNTFAVEDPSTGEIIARVADASPEDGTAALDAAVAAQSGWAATPPRVRGEILRRGFEAVTARSEDFALLMSLEMGKSLAEARGEVAYGAEFLRWFAEEAVRVSGRYTQAPDGKSRLLVLKKPVGPSLLITPWNFPLAMATRKIAPAIAAGCTMVMKPAALTPLTTLLLAEVLETAGLPAGVLNVIPTSTARAVTGPLIADPRLRKLSFTGSTEVGRGLIADAAQNVLRTSMELGGNAPFIVFEDADLDLAVAGALAAKLRNIGEACTAANRFYVHESVADEFTRRLADGMSAMKIGRGVEPDTQLGPLIDEASRRKVEALVDDAIGLGAVALVGGKAVDGPGYFYEPTVLTDVPPEARVFAEEIFGPVAPIATFRTEEQAVRLANDTPFGLIGYVFTRDLARAFRMIEALETGMVGLNSGVISNPAAPFGGVKQSGLGREGGLEGIEEYLETTYVGMADPNL
- a CDS encoding DUF1097 domain-containing protein, coding for MSARAASTVVIGILAALACLLTATLVPIPVWVLFVGWASFFTAGGGVAGLARSVIMNLVGMVIAALALVAITAAGGNVWVLTISVGVGAATLVASSRIALLAATPAGFLGFAATFGFFTAGAKLTAPFGFDYPLVLLTVAFVAGALFGIASEKAGAVLASRKTSARATSSADA
- a CDS encoding N-acyl homoserine lactonase family protein — its product is MLSTGVMETDLTWLLLKGGRTIRDRFHKDDPVVWGDCPTHAVLIEHPEGRILWDTGVPRDWEQRWAPTGFQDFFPVREPVNGPGYLDSSLAQLELTADDIDILVLSHLHFDHAANAKMFDNGKTRIVANHTEISEALKIEGYSQGAHIVDDYRDLPLEGISGDVEIVPGVSVIETPGHTWGTMSLRVDLENEGTKIFTSDAVYLADSFGPPAVGAAIVWDNLRWLESVEKLRGIADATGAEVIFGHDGEQAKTLRYAPDGFYN